The following coding sequences lie in one Rutidosis leptorrhynchoides isolate AG116_Rl617_1_P2 chromosome 4, CSIRO_AGI_Rlap_v1, whole genome shotgun sequence genomic window:
- the LOC139844121 gene encoding uncharacterized protein has protein sequence MFESPQFNYMYLNVDHNNQFYYRCLDVKLSRWNQKLGVNIWVQMANEELPFNLSSIISCIRVYISFPLHSAASSGDVEVVKILLDRGALRLTHINCSQGL, from the exons ATGTTTGAATCACCACAATTCAATTACATGTATCTTAATGTTGATCACAATAACCAATTCTATTACAG GTGTTTGGATGTTAAATTGAGTCGCTGGAAtcaaaaattaggtgttaatatttGGGTTCAAAT GGCAAATGAGGAACTTCCTTTTAACCTATCCAGTATTATATCCTGTATTAGGGTTTATATTTCGTTTCCACTGCATTCTGCTGCAAGTAGTGGAGATGTTGAGGTCGTTAAGATATTGCTAGACAGAG GGGCTCTTAGGCTAACACACATAAACTGCAGCCAAGGACTGTAA